The Candidatus Methylomirabilis tolerans genome contains the following window.
AGGATCACCGACTGTCCGATGACCAGCGCATTGCAGGCCAACCGTTTGGCCTCTGCCTCCGTCACCGGGAAGAGCTCTGGGGTCGTCTCTTTCAAAAGCCGCTGCGAGGCTGGGCTGAACGCCTCCGGATAGTACGCTGCCCGGCCTGGCTGGAGCGGACAGAAACAGGTATCCAGGTGGTAAAACCATGGATCGGTCAGCTCCAGGGAATAAACGTGCAGTCCAAAAAGCTCCGCGAGCAGGTGATGGGCCTGCAGCTCCGAACGAAAGCGATACCCGGAGAACAGGTCATTCCCGCACAACAGCGCATCCCCCTCCCCCTCAAAGAAGACGGGTTCAGGAAGACAAGTGACCCTGTAATTCCGCTCTGCAAACCACTGTGTAACATGAGGAACTTCCGCCTCACGCTCATGATATCGGAAACGACTGCTCACGAACAGGCTGTTCATCAGGAGTCCGGCGTTCGCGGTAAAGCAGAGATCAGGCAACCCCGGAACAGACGGCAGCAACTCCACCCGGACCCCTAATGTTTCAGTGAGCAGTCGATACAACGCCTCCCACTGCCGTATGGCGACTGCCCGGTCCGCCTGGCGCCTTCGATCCATCCAAGGATTGATCTCATAGTAGATCCCGTAATGGTCGGGACGACACATCAGCAGCCGGGTCATGGCTACACCTCGGTGCTCAGACCTTGCGCCATCCTGATCTCGCGACCATGATTGACCGTCCACGCCACCTTGTGCGTCACGAGATCCAGCAAAGGCCAGGACGCCGGAACACCCGTCCCGCTCTTCTTCAGTCCGCCGAACGGCAGGTGTACCTCGGCGCCGATGGTGGGCAGATTCCAATACCCAACGCCGAACTCGCATTCCTCCCGAAGACGACGGGCGATCCGATAATCTTCGGTGATCACGGAGCAGGCCAGGCCATACTCCACACCGTTGTGGATGGCCACGGCCTCGTCCAGCGTTTGGAAGGGGATCAGAGCCACGTGGGGTCCAAAGACCTCCTCGTGAAGTACCCGGGCATCTTGCCGATGCGCCATGCGATAGATGAAGGGGCTGAAGAAGTAGCCGTCCCGATAGGCCCCTTCCTCCAGGCGCCCGCCGTCCAGGAGCACCTCAGCCCCTTCCTGCTTCGCCAGCAGATTATAAGAGCCGACCTTCTTCATCGCCGCCTCGTTAATGAGCGGGCCCATGAAGACCTGAGGATCGAGGGGATCGCCAATGACAATCCGCCGTGCC
Protein-coding sequences here:
- a CDS encoding amidinotransferase; the encoded protein is MTRLLMCRPDHYGIYYEINPWMDRRRQADRAVAIRQWEALYRLLTETLGVRVELLPSVPGLPDLCFTANAGLLMNSLFVSSRFRYHEREAEVPHVTQWFAERNYRVTCLPEPVFFEGEGDALLCGNDLFSGYRFRSELQAHHLLAELFGLHVYSLELTDPWFYHLDTCFCPLQPGRAAYYPEAFSPASQRLLKETTPELFPVTEAEAKRLACNALVIGQSVILNAGCPHLARTLSEAGYQVHEVETTEFLKAGGGPKCLTLFLERDGL